The following proteins are co-located in the Noviherbaspirillum sp. UKPF54 genome:
- a CDS encoding class I SAM-dependent rRNA methyltransferase, whose translation MLTITLKPGKEKSLLRRHPWIFPTAIDRIDGKPEEKNKPGTTAVVQSSSGQFLARAAYSPQSQIRARVWSFSENEPVDHALIKRRVKKALAYRLATIKDTDAIRLIFGEADGFPGLVADWYGGVQGHVVCQFQSAGVEAWKAPIVQALIAETGCPNVYERSDASVREREGLPLVTGTLAGAEPPDETLVTENGVRYAVDIRTGHKTGFYIDQRDNRRLVMEHAAGRDVLNCFCYTGGFSLAALKGGASSVVSIDSSGEALAIGQRNVALNGFDASRAEWWDADVFKTLRTLREQGKSFDLIVLDPPKFASSPGQVERAARAYKDINLLGFQLLRPGGLLFTYSCSGAISADLFQKIVAGAANDAKVDAHILRRLSAGVDHPMTTSFPEGEYLKGLMLHKP comes from the coding sequence ATGCTCACCATCACACTCAAGCCCGGCAAGGAAAAAAGCCTGCTACGCCGCCATCCCTGGATCTTCCCGACCGCCATCGACCGCATCGACGGCAAACCGGAAGAAAAGAATAAACCGGGCACCACCGCCGTGGTGCAGTCGTCGTCCGGCCAATTCCTCGCGCGCGCCGCCTACAGTCCGCAGTCGCAGATCCGCGCGCGGGTCTGGAGCTTCAGCGAGAACGAGCCGGTCGACCATGCGTTGATCAAGCGCCGCGTGAAAAAAGCACTCGCGTACCGGCTCGCCACCATCAAGGATACCGACGCGATCCGCCTGATTTTCGGCGAGGCGGACGGTTTCCCCGGCCTGGTGGCCGACTGGTACGGCGGCGTGCAAGGCCATGTGGTATGCCAGTTCCAGTCCGCCGGCGTGGAAGCATGGAAGGCGCCGATCGTGCAGGCACTGATTGCCGAGACCGGGTGCCCCAACGTCTATGAAAGGTCGGATGCGTCGGTGCGCGAGCGCGAAGGATTGCCGCTGGTGACCGGAACGCTGGCCGGTGCCGAACCGCCGGATGAGACGCTGGTGACGGAAAACGGCGTGCGCTATGCGGTCGACATCAGGACCGGGCACAAGACCGGCTTTTATATCGACCAGCGCGACAACCGCCGGCTAGTGATGGAGCATGCCGCCGGGCGCGACGTGCTCAACTGCTTCTGCTACACGGGCGGCTTTTCGCTGGCGGCCTTGAAGGGCGGCGCCAGCAGCGTGGTGTCGATCGACTCATCCGGCGAAGCGCTGGCGATCGGGCAGCGCAACGTGGCGCTCAACGGTTTCGACGCTTCCCGCGCCGAATGGTGGGATGCAGACGTGTTCAAGACCCTGCGTACGTTGCGCGAGCAGGGAAAATCGTTCGATCTGATCGTGCTCGACCCGCCCAAGTTCGCCTCCTCCCCCGGCCAGGTGGAACGCGCTGCGCGCGCCTACAAGGACATCAATCTGCTGGGATTCCAGCTGTTGCGCCCGGGCGGACTGCTGTTTACCTACTCCTGCTCGGGCGCCATCAGCGCCGACCTGTTCCAGAAAATCGTCGCCGGCGCCGCCAACGACGCGAAGGTCGACGCCCATATCCTCCGGCGGCTGTCGGCCGGCGTCGACCATCCGATGACGACCAGCTTCCCGGAGGGCGAATATCTGAAAGGCTTGATGCTGCATAAGCCTTGA
- a CDS encoding tetratricopeptide repeat protein has translation MANREELLIIRAARAGQASAQLKLGERYLFGGAGLPKSLPTALYWLDRAAQQNEKDAWLLIGSHVPFETVQQVSEPSKLCVWYERAFDAGVAQAGLVLAKLLLGQASGVVSDAMRQKALRALQEAAQAGIAEAQWLLAQHIGQHGTSAAVQAASPADNEAMLEWAQRAARSGVVQAQYALADHAWATADYAAFLQWALPLARRLADQHAESSRQWEVRDLDLLSRCAHALYRGGTCDPAEAVRFWEIVAQQGDREAQCALGLWYARMDESGRRLSSISGLANYKKAIRWLSLAAEQGAVNAWYALSRIYLKPECSQRNLAEAQRYLEKAAQAGHGIAQLELGSGAWRARRHHEGNDVRAAYWLQKAVSQGIEEARRLLDQVAVRATPAAWAKAAMQQLTHDGADLYPLLAARIELAALFGLARSEALLIDLPAADCGHCLVVDIRAHHPHSKRRLILVQTAEERKLLDRVARLFEQLDCGPDGPEGNYRQRLYRLKTLLGD, from the coding sequence ATGGCCAATCGTGAAGAGTTGCTGATTATTCGCGCGGCGCGTGCAGGCCAAGCTTCCGCGCAGCTGAAGCTGGGTGAGCGCTATTTGTTTGGCGGGGCCGGTCTGCCCAAGAGCTTGCCGACGGCCCTGTACTGGCTTGACCGTGCCGCACAGCAAAATGAAAAAGATGCATGGCTGCTTATAGGCAGCCATGTTCCCTTCGAAACCGTTCAGCAGGTCAGCGAACCGTCCAAGCTGTGCGTCTGGTACGAGCGCGCATTCGATGCCGGCGTGGCGCAAGCCGGATTGGTGTTGGCCAAGCTGTTGCTGGGGCAAGCCAGCGGCGTCGTCAGCGACGCAATGCGACAGAAGGCGCTGCGGGCATTACAGGAAGCGGCGCAGGCGGGCATCGCCGAGGCGCAGTGGTTGCTGGCGCAACACATTGGCCAGCATGGCACCAGCGCGGCAGTGCAGGCGGCGTCTCCCGCCGATAATGAAGCAATGTTGGAATGGGCGCAGCGCGCGGCAAGGAGCGGCGTCGTGCAGGCGCAGTACGCGCTAGCCGATCATGCTTGGGCCACGGCAGATTACGCGGCATTTCTGCAATGGGCCTTGCCGCTGGCGCGCCGTCTGGCGGATCAGCATGCCGAGAGCAGCCGGCAATGGGAGGTGCGCGACCTCGATCTGCTGTCGCGCTGTGCCCACGCACTGTATCGAGGAGGAACCTGCGATCCCGCCGAGGCGGTGCGCTTCTGGGAAATCGTTGCGCAGCAGGGCGATCGCGAGGCGCAGTGCGCGCTGGGGCTGTGGTACGCCCGGATGGATGAAAGCGGCCGTCGCCTGTCCTCCATCTCTGGCCTGGCCAATTACAAAAAGGCGATCCGCTGGTTGTCGCTGGCTGCCGAGCAGGGGGCGGTCAACGCATGGTATGCCCTGTCGCGTATCTACCTGAAACCGGAATGCTCGCAGCGTAACTTGGCCGAGGCGCAGCGCTACCTGGAAAAGGCCGCGCAGGCCGGGCATGGCATCGCGCAACTGGAGCTTGGCAGCGGCGCCTGGCGTGCGCGCAGGCATCATGAAGGCAACGACGTGCGTGCCGCTTACTGGCTGCAAAAAGCTGTTTCGCAAGGAATCGAGGAGGCGCGCCGCCTGCTTGACCAAGTTGCCGTACGTGCAACGCCAGCTGCCTGGGCCAAGGCAGCGATGCAGCAATTGACGCATGATGGAGCCGACCTGTACCCGTTGCTTGCCGCGCGCATCGAACTGGCAGCCTTGTTCGGGCTGGCGCGCAGCGAGGCATTGCTGATCGATCTCCCGGCGGCGGACTGCGGGCATTGCCTGGTCGTCGATATCCGGGCGCACCATCCGCATAGCAAGCGCAGGCTGATTCTGGTGCAGACGGCGGAAGAGCGCAAACTGCTCGATCGTGTGGCGCGCTTGTTCGAGCAGCTCGATTGCGGGCCGGACGGGCCCGAAGGCAATTACCGTCAGCGGCTGTACCGGCTCAAGACATTGCTTGGCGACTGA
- the dapF gene encoding diaminopimelate epimerase produces MKLKFTKMHGAGNDFVVIDGINQQIDFTPAQWQQLADRRFGVGADQMLVVEKPQSADVDFRYRIYNADGGEVEQCGNGSRAFVKFVTDKGLTDKRTIRVETMSGVIEPRLEADGSITVDMGAPVLEPERVPFNATGLQGRREGDDLLWPLDVNGKTDWFSVVSMGNPHAVQVVDDAQAAAVELDGPAIEHHLRFPRRVNAGFMQIVDRHSIRLRVFERGAGETLACGTGACAAVVAGIRRGLLDSPVKVATRGGELSIAWAGPGNSVMLTGPAVSVFEGEIEL; encoded by the coding sequence ATGAAACTCAAATTCACCAAGATGCATGGCGCCGGCAACGACTTCGTCGTGATCGACGGGATCAACCAGCAGATCGACTTCACACCGGCGCAATGGCAGCAGCTGGCTGACCGCCGTTTCGGCGTGGGCGCCGACCAGATGCTGGTGGTCGAAAAGCCGCAATCAGCGGACGTCGATTTCCGCTACCGCATCTACAACGCCGACGGTGGCGAGGTCGAGCAATGCGGCAACGGCTCGCGCGCGTTCGTCAAATTCGTCACCGACAAGGGCCTCACCGACAAGCGCACGATCAGGGTGGAAACCATGTCGGGCGTAATCGAGCCGCGACTGGAAGCCGACGGCAGCATTACGGTGGACATGGGCGCGCCGGTGCTGGAACCAGAGCGCGTACCGTTCAACGCGACCGGCTTGCAGGGAAGGCGCGAAGGCGACGACCTGCTCTGGCCACTCGACGTCAATGGCAAGACTGACTGGTTCTCCGTGGTTTCGATGGGCAATCCGCATGCCGTGCAGGTCGTCGACGATGCGCAGGCTGCCGCCGTGGAATTGGACGGCCCGGCAATCGAGCATCATCTGCGCTTCCCCAGGCGGGTCAACGCCGGCTTCATGCAGATCGTCGATCGTCACAGCATCCGGTTGAGGGTATTCGAGCGCGGTGCGGGCGAAACACTTGCCTGCGGCACCGGCGCCTGCGCTGCCGTTGTCGCCGGCATCCGGCGCGGCCTGCTGGACTCGCCAGTGAAGGTGGCAACGCGCGGCGGAGAGTTGTCGATCGCCTGGGCCGGCCCGGGCAATTCGGTCATGCTGACGGGTCCTGCAGTCAGCGTATTCGAAGGCGAAATAGAGCTGTGA
- a CDS encoding porin encodes MHGFFTKPFSMRDKTMKKSLIALAVLSSLAGTAFAQTNITVYGVVDAGVVYDNNGAGRNWKLDSGNQSGSRIGFKGTEDLGGGLSALFNLENGFNTDNGTLAQSNATTTRLFGRQAWVGLKGGFGSVKLGRQLSPLYVAMDQVDPFRIGLAGNAQKAFGYGLYNTDPFLRVDNTLSYSLPDMSGVTGTVSYSFGEAPGAFADGRTAGVGLGYANGPINVQFAYQRSNTVALAGSQATAFAATGATPDLRTALLGGYYDFGVAKAHLAYGDTKIDGPTSLKNRNWLVGVSAPVGGAGTVMASWNRNDIRDITGGKSNQYAIGYSHALSKRTNLYTSIGYTRNDSNVRLNAATNGDSDRLFNIGVRHLF; translated from the coding sequence ATGCACGGATTTTTCACCAAACCTTTTTCAATGAGGGATAAAACGATGAAAAAATCATTAATCGCACTCGCGGTCCTGAGCTCGCTTGCCGGCACGGCGTTTGCCCAAACCAACATTACTGTATATGGCGTTGTCGACGCGGGCGTTGTTTACGATAACAATGGCGCAGGCCGCAACTGGAAACTGGACAGTGGCAATCAGTCGGGAAGCCGTATCGGCTTCAAGGGAACTGAAGACTTGGGCGGTGGACTGTCCGCGCTTTTCAATCTGGAAAACGGCTTTAATACCGACAATGGCACGCTGGCCCAAAGCAATGCCACAACGACGCGCCTGTTCGGCCGCCAAGCTTGGGTTGGTTTGAAGGGCGGCTTCGGTTCCGTCAAGCTGGGCCGTCAACTCAGCCCGCTGTATGTCGCAATGGATCAGGTCGACCCGTTCCGCATTGGATTGGCCGGTAACGCACAAAAAGCGTTCGGCTACGGCTTGTACAACACCGATCCGTTCCTGCGCGTCGACAACACGCTCAGCTATTCCCTGCCTGATATGAGTGGCGTGACCGGCACGGTCAGTTATAGTTTCGGCGAAGCCCCCGGTGCCTTTGCCGATGGTCGTACCGCTGGCGTCGGACTGGGCTACGCGAACGGCCCGATCAATGTCCAATTCGCCTACCAGCGATCGAACACGGTAGCATTGGCCGGTTCGCAAGCGACGGCCTTTGCCGCTACCGGCGCCACACCTGATCTGCGTACCGCCCTGCTCGGCGGCTATTACGATTTCGGCGTGGCGAAAGCGCACCTGGCCTATGGCGACACCAAGATCGACGGCCCCACGTCCCTGAAAAACCGCAACTGGCTGGTCGGCGTTTCCGCTCCGGTCGGCGGCGCGGGTACGGTCATGGCATCCTGGAATCGCAATGACATCAGGGATATCACTGGCGGCAAATCCAACCAATATGCCATCGGTTACAGCCACGCGCTGTCCAAGCGCACCAACCTGTACACCTCGATCGGCTATACAAGGAACGACAGCAATGTGCGCCTGAATGCCGCAACCAACGGCGATAGCGATCGCCTGTTCAACATCGGCGTCCGTCACCTGTTCTGA
- a CDS encoding DUF484 family protein, with the protein MTTQLDSAAVAGYLSDNPHFFEEHSELLAMVKLASPLAGRTVSLQERQMEVLREKVKMMEMRLAALMRIGQENDAIMEKFQLWTRSLLLARNDVDLPHTLINGLHTIFDVPQATLRIWGVADVFSHTWFSEEVSEDARLFCNGLTAPYCGANQEFEAASWLDEAESIQSIAMLPLRTGAQPEAFGLLVLGSPDPHRFTADMATDFLSRIGETASAALSCLLA; encoded by the coding sequence ATGACCACCCAACTCGACTCCGCCGCCGTCGCCGGCTACCTGTCTGACAATCCGCATTTTTTCGAAGAGCACAGCGAACTGCTGGCCATGGTGAAATTGGCCAGTCCCTTGGCGGGGCGCACCGTTTCCCTGCAGGAAAGGCAGATGGAAGTGTTGCGCGAGAAGGTCAAGATGATGGAGATGCGGTTGGCGGCACTCATGCGCATCGGGCAGGAAAACGACGCAATCATGGAGAAATTCCAGCTCTGGACCCGCTCGCTGCTATTGGCACGCAATGACGTCGACCTGCCGCATACGCTGATCAACGGCTTGCACACGATTTTCGACGTGCCGCAGGCCACCTTGCGCATCTGGGGTGTGGCCGACGTATTTTCCCATACCTGGTTTTCGGAAGAGGTGTCGGAAGACGCCCGCCTGTTCTGCAACGGATTGACCGCCCCGTACTGCGGCGCCAACCAGGAATTCGAAGCCGCGTCCTGGCTCGACGAAGCGGAATCGATCCAGTCGATCGCGATGCTGCCGCTGCGCACGGGCGCACAGCCGGAAGCGTTCGGCCTGCTGGTGCTGGGCTCGCCCGATCCGCATCGCTTCACGGCCGACATGGCGACCGATTTCCTGTCCAGAATCGGCGAGACGGCCAGCGCCGCGTTAAGCTGCCTGCTCGCCTAA
- a CDS encoding tyrosine recombinase XerC has protein sequence MSADTDSPRIASYLDSLEKHRKLSPHTISSYRRDLAELAGLAADLPGRPALAALSHFHIRKFAAQLHAHGQNARTIARKLSAWRGFFIWLVEQETLASNPVEGVRAPRRNKPLPKALSADDAVRVVAQPSPGKDEHGASQLCNRAMFELLYSSGLRVSELAALDVRFAREGSYASAGWIDFDAGEVSVTGKGGKRRTVPVGAPALEALRAWLAVRATLVRLDPHPLFLSERGTRMSPRVLQLRLKAHAKALGIPANVHPHVLRHSFASHVLQSSGDLRAVQEMLGHASIAATQVYTSLNFQRLAQVYDAAHPRAKKINTDK, from the coding sequence GTGAGCGCCGATACCGATTCGCCCCGTATCGCCAGCTATCTCGACAGCCTGGAAAAGCACCGCAAGCTGTCACCGCATACCATCAGCAGTTACCGGCGTGACCTGGCCGAACTGGCCGGGCTCGCGGCTGACTTGCCGGGCCGCCCGGCGTTGGCCGCGCTGTCGCATTTCCATATCCGAAAATTTGCCGCGCAATTGCATGCGCACGGCCAGAACGCGCGCACGATCGCGCGCAAGCTGTCGGCCTGGCGCGGCTTTTTTATATGGCTGGTGGAGCAGGAAACACTGGCATCCAATCCGGTCGAAGGCGTCAGGGCACCCAGACGCAACAAGCCGCTCCCCAAGGCACTTTCCGCCGACGATGCCGTGCGCGTCGTCGCCCAGCCCAGCCCCGGGAAAGACGAACATGGAGCTAGCCAGCTGTGCAACCGCGCGATGTTCGAACTGCTGTACTCGAGCGGTCTGCGGGTGTCGGAACTTGCGGCCCTGGACGTGCGCTTTGCCAGGGAAGGCAGTTACGCCTCGGCCGGCTGGATCGACTTTGACGCCGGCGAAGTCAGCGTGACCGGCAAGGGCGGCAAGCGACGCACGGTGCCGGTCGGCGCGCCCGCGCTGGAAGCGCTGCGCGCCTGGCTGGCGGTGCGCGCCACGCTGGTGCGGCTCGATCCGCATCCGCTGTTCCTGAGCGAGCGCGGCACCCGCATGTCGCCGCGCGTGCTGCAGTTGCGGCTCAAGGCCCATGCCAAGGCACTCGGCATTCCGGCCAACGTGCATCCGCACGTGCTGCGGCATTCGTTCGCGTCGCATGTGCTGCAATCGTCGGGCGACCTGCGCGCGGTGCAGGAAATGCTGGGCCACGCGTCGATTGCGGCGACCCAGGTGTACACTTCGCTGAATTTCCAGCGGCTGGCGCAGGTCTACGACGCGGCCCATCCGCGCGCGAAAAAAATCAACACCGACAAGTAA
- a CDS encoding Fur family transcriptional regulator, whose protein sequence is MSLKAKPATDGTRRKFDEPRMAALAESQLRNASVRITAARVKVLAALLGAQRAFSHQDVQDAFADMDRVTLYRALDCLTDAGLAHKIAGDDRVFRYSAGAEHHADHAPHHQHGHFKCTRCAKVFCLDSIAEAGLLQNALQETLGKGFQSHDIEFTIKGWCADCAQ, encoded by the coding sequence ATGAGCCTCAAAGCCAAACCGGCCACAGATGGGACCCGCCGCAAATTCGATGAGCCGCGCATGGCGGCGCTGGCGGAATCCCAATTGCGCAATGCATCGGTGCGCATTACCGCCGCGCGCGTCAAGGTGCTGGCGGCGCTCCTGGGCGCTCAACGCGCCTTTTCGCACCAGGATGTGCAGGATGCGTTCGCCGACATGGACCGGGTGACGCTGTACCGTGCGCTCGACTGCCTGACCGATGCCGGGCTGGCGCACAAGATCGCCGGCGACGACCGCGTTTTCCGCTACAGCGCCGGCGCCGAACACCACGCCGACCACGCGCCGCATCATCAGCATGGCCACTTCAAGTGCACCCGCTGCGCCAAGGTGTTTTGCCTGGACAGCATCGCGGAGGCGGGACTGCTGCAGAACGCCTTGCAGGAAACCCTCGGAAAAGGCTTCCAGAGCCACGATATCGAATTCACCATAAAAGGATGGTGCGCAGACTGCGCGCAATGA